CGAAAATCGATGCAGCGATCCTTGAGATACGGAGAGGCGTTCCTTCCGCTCCTCGATCGGAAGATGAGCCAAAGCGCGCATGCCGTCGGCTATGCTCCCGATATCGAGAGGATCCACAAGGATCGCACCATCGCCAGCTACTTCCTGAAGAACACTGTTCTCGCTCACCAATGCAACTTGGCCCCTGGCGATCGCCTCGGAGACCGGCATCCCAAAACCCTCAAGAAGGCTCGCCAGTACAAACCCTTGAGCGTTGCTATATAGCCAGGCCAATTGTCGATCGCTGACATAGTCAAGCAGGACCACGTTCGCCGTCTCTCGCGCGAGCTTTTCAACTTCTTCTGCCCCAGGCTCACGCCCGCCGCAAAGAACATAGCGGAAGCCTTCCTCGCCTAACCCTGATTTGGCAAACGCCGCGATCGATCGCACCTGGTTCTTTCGATCGCCGATACTTCCGACCGTCAGAAGGAAGGGGGCATCGATACCATCGACCGGCTCAGGTGCCTCAGGTTCCAAATCCGCCCGCAGAGGAGGGTAGATGACGCGACTGCTGGCTAATTTAGCCTTCGGATAAAGCTTCTCAAAAGCGCGCTGTGAGGCCTGACTGACGAAAATGACGTGCGGCCCTATCCTGGCAATCTCATCATAGATTTTCCGATACATTTTGGCGACTGAAGCGTCGAACAGAGCTGGGTGAGTTACTGGACCGACATCATGACAAAGGATAGCGTCCGATCGCCGGAGCACTGCGGTTGGGACAGTGTGCGGATCCAGATGTAGAAGCGGACGGTCCGATCGGCGCCTTGGCAAGGCGCCCATTAGGCCACCACTTGTCTTGCCCTTAATCTGGAGATG
The Sphingomonas crocodyli genome window above contains:
- a CDS encoding glycosyltransferase family 4 protein; its protein translation is MKPSRLIDVDFSLAIYNRTGKYFIGRDLLETSGLPLGDVYYWRVRGQQPPRGIAGRILGKLQHLQIKGKTSGGLMGALPRRRSDRPLLHLDPHTVPTAVLRRSDAILCHDVGPVTHPALFDASVAKMYRKIYDEIARIGPHVIFVSQASQRAFEKLYPKAKLASSRVIYPPLRADLEPEAPEPVDGIDAPFLLTVGSIGDRKNQVRSIAAFAKSGLGEEGFRYVLCGGREPGAEEVEKLARETANVVLLDYVSDRQLAWLYSNAQGFVLASLLEGFGMPVSEAIARGQVALVSENSVLQEVAGDGAILVDPLDIGSIADGMRALAHLPIEERKERLSVSQGSLHRFSMAAFRDGWANALKAMLR